In Chitinophagales bacterium, a single genomic region encodes these proteins:
- a CDS encoding DUF1599 domain-containing protein, with amino-acid sequence MNKTSAQYDKAIAKCRNIFELKVKDYGTSWRIMRLPSLTDQIFIKANRIRTLEENKIRKVDEGIEPEFIGLVNYCVIALIQLELGVEDADELPLNKALKLYDKHVNATKNLMLDKNHDYGEAWRDMRIQSYTDLILMKINRIKQIENNAGKTLISEGNDSHYTDIINYSVFALIKLDEETHL; translated from the coding sequence ATAAATAAGACCTCAGCCCAGTACGACAAAGCCATTGCTAAATGTCGGAACATTTTTGAACTTAAAGTGAAAGACTACGGTACTTCGTGGCGTATAATGAGGTTGCCGAGCTTAACCGACCAAATTTTTATTAAAGCTAATAGGATTCGTACTTTAGAAGAAAACAAAATACGCAAAGTAGATGAAGGTATTGAACCTGAGTTTATAGGCTTGGTTAATTATTGCGTTATAGCACTTATTCAATTAGAATTAGGTGTAGAAGATGCTGATGAATTGCCTTTAAACAAGGCTTTAAAACTATATGATAAACACGTTAATGCTACTAAAAACTTAATGCTTGATAAAAATCATGATTATGGCGAAGCGTGGCGAGATATGCGTATTCAATCTTATACCGATTTGATTTTGATGAAAATAAATCGCATTAAGCAAATAGAAAATAATGCCGGGAAAACTTTAATATCGGAAGGTAATGATTCTCATTATACCGATATAATTAACTATTCGGTTTTTGCACTTATAAAGTTAGACGAAGAGACTCATTTGTGA